Proteins encoded by one window of Companilactobacillus ginsenosidimutans:
- a CDS encoding CamS family sex pheromone protein, translating into MKKFIKTTALLMASMVLLSACGNLQNSSLSSGGSDSGKTSIQTTNSSDSGTYDVLMSNGKYKTSPISGLTAADNSNQFNTRSFESGLMKLSQDQYATNNYVFQEGQVLSASVVNKWLDRKSKKNPTGLNPASNGSTDENKRAPMYFQQMLEEDYLQKQDGKYKLAGMSIGIAMNEVDYYQKKQYGPTFQTKISRAEQKAQGEKVAAQVVKRLRQDKKVGKDMPITVGLYSVATQDTLIGGNYFAYSVSKSGALGNWKSLDYKSQMLPTVNNEKPISSSDNDAFSNFKSHIQDYFPNLSGVTAQAHYDGKSLKSLDVTINTQFDGLAQVSSFTQFVQDSAGKYLPSGADLDISIQTVDNQQSVITRTNGKFNSHVYNAD; encoded by the coding sequence TTGAAAAAATTCATAAAAACCACTGCTTTGCTGATGGCATCTATGGTTTTGCTATCTGCGTGTGGGAATTTACAAAACTCTAGTTTATCTTCTGGTGGAAGTGATAGTGGAAAGACTTCTATCCAGACGACTAATTCAAGTGATTCCGGAACTTATGATGTTTTAATGAGTAATGGGAAATACAAAACTAGTCCAATCAGTGGTTTGACTGCTGCGGACAATTCAAATCAATTCAACACTCGTAGTTTTGAGAGTGGCCTTATGAAATTGTCACAAGATCAATATGCAACGAACAACTATGTTTTCCAAGAAGGACAAGTTCTTTCTGCAAGTGTAGTTAATAAGTGGCTTGATCGTAAATCCAAGAAGAACCCAACTGGATTGAATCCGGCTTCAAATGGTTCGACTGATGAAAACAAACGTGCTCCAATGTATTTCCAACAAATGCTTGAAGAAGATTATCTTCAAAAGCAAGATGGTAAATACAAGTTGGCAGGGATGTCAATTGGTATTGCCATGAACGAAGTTGACTACTATCAAAAGAAGCAATACGGTCCAACTTTCCAAACTAAGATTTCTAGAGCTGAACAAAAGGCGCAAGGCGAAAAGGTTGCTGCACAAGTAGTTAAGAGATTGCGTCAAGACAAGAAGGTTGGTAAAGACATGCCAATTACAGTTGGCTTGTACTCAGTCGCAACCCAAGATACTTTGATTGGTGGTAACTACTTTGCTTATTCAGTAAGTAAGAGTGGAGCACTTGGTAATTGGAAGTCATTGGATTACAAGAGTCAAATGCTACCAACAGTTAACAATGAAAAACCAATTAGTAGTAGTGACAATGATGCCTTTTCAAACTTTAAATCACATATCCAAGATTATTTCCCTAATTTGTCTGGTGTAACAGCTCAAGCACATTATGATGGAAAGAGTTTGAAGTCCTTAGATGTCACAATCAATACTCAATTTGATGGTCTTGCTCAAGTTTCGAGTTTTACGCAATTTGTCCAAGATAGTGCTGGTAAGTACTTGCCATCAGGTGCTGATCTTGATATTTCTATTCAAACAGTTGATAATCAACAATCTGTGATTACACGTACTAACGGTAAATTTAATTCTCACGTATACAATGCAGACTAA
- the gatC gene encoding Asp-tRNA(Asn)/Glu-tRNA(Gln) amidotransferase subunit GatC, producing MISKDEILHVAELANLKFKDDEVDSFVDQLDKIVSMASNLSTVDTDGIEPTYHMGDTSTVFRADEGVHTQTREQMLENVPEVQDNLIKVPTIVDKEDDE from the coding sequence ATGATTTCAAAAGACGAGATTTTACACGTTGCTGAACTAGCAAATCTAAAGTTTAAAGATGATGAAGTTGATAGCTTCGTTGATCAATTAGATAAAATTGTAAGTATGGCAAGTAACCTTTCAACAGTTGACACTGATGGAATTGAACCAACTTATCACATGGGTGACACAAGTACTGTTTTCCGTGCTGATGAGGGTGTACATACTCAAACTAGAGAGCAAATGCTAGAAAATGTTCCCGAAGTTCAGGATAACTTGATTAAAGTTCCAACAATTGTTGACAAGGAGGACGATGAATAG
- the gatA gene encoding Asp-tRNA(Asn)/Glu-tRNA(Gln) amidotransferase subunit GatA, translated as MDYFNETIDSLHTKLVNKDITAEELTKDTLQKIHDKETNLNAYVTVNDDAVKDAAKVDADGIKGNLSGIPIAIKDNILTEGLLTTASSKILSNFMPVYNATVTEKLNAAGAINVGKTNLDEFAMGSSTETSYYGTSHNAWDYTKVPGGSSGGSAAAVASGDAIAALGTDTGGSIRQPASFNGIFGIKPTYGRVSRWGVIAFASSLDQVGVMSKRVEDSAEVLSTISGHDVHDSTSSEKEVPDYRANLNKDMHGVKIAVPKEFWDEGTDPKVLEQIDAALDVYKKLGATVEQVSLPTLKHAVEVYYVIASSEASSNLQRYDGVRYGFRAKDVKNIKELFVNSRSEGFGDEVKRRIMLGTFALSAGAYDAYFKKAAEVRTIFINELSDVLSKYNLIAGPVTTTTAFGINEKIDDPVAMYMNDILTIPANLAGLPAASVPAGLADGMPVGLQLMANKFDEQSIFNAAYALQEENKFYEQIPTALKGED; from the coding sequence GTGGATTACTTCAACGAAACAATCGATTCATTGCACACAAAACTAGTTAACAAGGACATTACTGCCGAAGAGTTAACTAAGGATACTTTGCAAAAGATTCATGATAAAGAAACTAACTTAAATGCATATGTAACTGTTAATGATGATGCAGTTAAAGACGCTGCTAAAGTTGACGCTGACGGTATTAAAGGTAACTTGTCAGGAATTCCAATCGCTATTAAAGATAATATTTTGACAGAAGGTCTTTTGACCACTGCTTCAAGTAAAATTTTGTCTAACTTCATGCCTGTATACAATGCCACAGTTACTGAAAAGCTTAATGCTGCTGGTGCTATTAATGTTGGTAAAACAAACTTGGATGAATTTGCCATGGGGTCATCAACAGAAACTTCATACTATGGAACTTCTCACAATGCTTGGGATTACACTAAAGTTCCTGGTGGTTCTTCAGGTGGATCTGCAGCTGCAGTTGCTTCAGGTGACGCCATTGCTGCTTTAGGTACAGATACTGGTGGTTCAATCCGTCAACCTGCATCATTTAATGGGATTTTCGGAATCAAACCTACTTATGGTCGTGTTTCTCGTTGGGGAGTTATTGCTTTCGCATCAAGTCTTGACCAAGTTGGTGTTATGTCAAAACGTGTTGAAGATTCTGCTGAGGTTCTTTCAACAATTTCTGGACATGATGTTCATGATTCAACTTCATCTGAAAAAGAAGTTCCTGATTATCGTGCTAACTTGAACAAAGATATGCACGGAGTAAAAATTGCTGTTCCAAAGGAATTCTGGGATGAAGGTACTGATCCTAAAGTTCTTGAACAAATCGATGCTGCATTAGATGTATATAAAAAGTTGGGTGCAACTGTTGAACAAGTTAGTTTACCAACTTTGAAGCATGCGGTTGAAGTTTACTATGTAATTGCATCTTCAGAAGCATCATCAAACTTACAAAGATATGATGGTGTTCGTTATGGATTCCGTGCCAAAGATGTTAAGAACATCAAAGAATTATTCGTTAACTCACGTTCCGAAGGATTCGGTGATGAAGTTAAACGTCGTATCATGCTTGGAACATTTGCTTTATCAGCTGGTGCATATGATGCCTACTTCAAGAAGGCAGCTGAAGTTAGAACAATCTTTATCAATGAATTGTCTGATGTCTTAAGCAAATATAACTTGATTGCAGGACCTGTAACTACAACAACAGCCTTTGGAATCAATGAAAAAATTGATGATCCGGTTGCTATGTACATGAATGATATTTTGACTATTCCTGCTAACCTTGCTGGATTACCTGCAGCTTCAGTTCCTGCTGGACTTGCTGACGGCATGCCAGTTGGTTTGCAATTGATGGCAAATAAATTTGATGAACAATCAATCTTTAATGCCGCATATGCATTACAAGAAGAAAATAAATTTTATGAACAAATTCCAACAGCATTGAAGGGGGAAGACTAA
- the gatB gene encoding Asp-tRNA(Asn)/Glu-tRNA(Gln) amidotransferase subunit GatB produces MNFETTIGLEVHVELKTKSKMFSPSPVAYGAEPNSNTNVIDFGFPGVLPSVNKGGYRLGVMVALALNASIEQHTHFDRKNYFYPDNPKAYQLTQHERPLGHDGWIEVEVGGKKKKIGVEELHVEEDAGKNTHVGGNSFVDLNRQGTPLIEIVSKADMHSPEEAYAYLEKLRQIVQFTGASDVKMEEGSMRVDTNISITPVGSDKLGTKVELKNLNSFNYVKLGLAYEEKRQAAILKNGGTIGQETRRFDEKTGETFLMRVKSGADDYRYFPEPDLPAFNIDPSWIKEIQDSLPEPAEKRRARYINELGIPEYDAGVLTDTKEMSDFFDETVKYDANPKLVSNWLMGEVNAYLNEKKVGLLETSLTPEHLAKMINLISDGTISSKIAKKVFQETISNGTEPEGWVKEKGLVQESDPAVLTPMIVEILDNNQQSIDDFKNGKDRAVGFLIGQIMKQTHGQANPKVVNKILMQELNSR; encoded by the coding sequence ATGAATTTTGAAACTACTATCGGTCTAGAAGTCCACGTTGAATTAAAGACTAAATCAAAAATGTTTAGTCCTTCACCAGTAGCATATGGTGCTGAACCTAACAGTAATACTAATGTTATCGACTTTGGTTTTCCTGGTGTACTTCCATCAGTAAATAAAGGTGGATATCGTCTTGGTGTTATGGTTGCTCTTGCATTGAACGCAAGCATTGAACAACACACACACTTTGATCGTAAAAACTACTTCTACCCAGATAACCCAAAGGCTTACCAACTTACACAACACGAACGTCCACTTGGACATGATGGTTGGATTGAAGTTGAAGTCGGTGGCAAGAAGAAGAAAATCGGTGTTGAAGAACTTCACGTTGAAGAAGATGCCGGTAAGAATACTCACGTTGGCGGAAACTCATTCGTTGATTTAAACCGTCAAGGTACACCACTTATTGAAATTGTTTCTAAGGCTGATATGCATTCTCCAGAAGAAGCATATGCATACCTAGAAAAATTACGTCAAATTGTCCAATTTACTGGTGCATCTGACGTTAAGATGGAAGAAGGTTCAATGCGTGTTGATACAAATATTTCAATCACACCAGTTGGATCTGATAAGTTAGGTACAAAAGTCGAATTGAAGAACTTGAACTCGTTTAACTATGTTAAACTTGGTCTTGCTTATGAAGAAAAACGTCAAGCTGCTATTTTGAAGAATGGTGGAACAATTGGTCAAGAAACTCGTCGTTTTGATGAAAAGACTGGCGAAACTTTCTTAATGCGTGTTAAATCCGGTGCTGATGACTACCGTTATTTCCCAGAACCAGATCTACCTGCATTCAATATTGATCCTTCATGGATTAAAGAGATTCAAGATTCATTACCTGAACCTGCTGAAAAACGTCGTGCTAGATATATTAATGAATTAGGAATTCCTGAATATGATGCTGGTGTTTTGACAGATACAAAGGAAATGTCTGACTTCTTTGATGAAACTGTTAAGTATGACGCTAATCCAAAATTAGTTTCCAACTGGTTGATGGGTGAAGTTAATGCTTACTTGAATGAAAAGAAAGTTGGCTTGTTAGAAACAAGTTTGACACCTGAGCATTTGGCTAAGATGATCAACTTGATTTCTGATGGAACAATCTCATCTAAGATTGCCAAAAAAGTTTTCCAAGAAACTATTAGTAACGGTACAGAGCCTGAAGGCTGGGTTAAAGAGAAGGGACTCGTTCAAGAGTCTGATCCAGCTGTATTGACTCCAATGATCGTAGAAATTTTGGATAATAACCAACAATCAATTGATGACTTTAAGAATGGTAAAGATCGTGCTGTCGGTTTCTTAATTGGACAAATTATGAAGCAAACACATGGACAAGCTAACCCTAAAGTTGTTAATAAAATATTGATGCAAGAACTAAATAGCCGTTAA
- a CDS encoding diacylglycerol kinase, which produces MRARLIYNPTSGHESLPNNVGDILNVLEQAGYEASAYRTTAKKRSALKEARRVAQEGFDLVVAAGGDGTINEVVNGIADLDKRPEMAIIPAGTTNDYARALKIPRDDVVEAAKVVLKKQKLDVDIGQAGDNYFINIAGGGSMTELTYEVPSAYKSILGYLAYLVKGAEMLPRISPIDMHIEYDDGVFDGKATMFLIGLTNSIGGMEQIAPNSVIGDGTFSLIIVKETNLRDLVHLITLVLNGGRHVDNPKIIYTKTKEITVKANDDNRIMINLDGEYGGDAPMVFKNLHNHVRMYANVDSIPLKSLDSTQEEKDVGEKIIEEEKKLD; this is translated from the coding sequence ATGCGTGCTAGATTGATTTACAATCCCACATCTGGTCATGAATCATTGCCAAATAATGTGGGTGACATTTTAAATGTGCTGGAGCAAGCTGGTTATGAGGCAAGTGCCTATAGAACCACTGCTAAAAAAAGATCAGCACTAAAAGAGGCAAGACGAGTAGCTCAAGAGGGATTTGACTTAGTCGTTGCTGCCGGTGGTGATGGAACTATTAACGAAGTTGTTAATGGTATTGCAGATTTGGACAAGCGTCCAGAAATGGCCATCATTCCTGCAGGAACAACAAATGATTATGCTCGTGCATTAAAGATTCCACGTGATGATGTGGTTGAAGCTGCTAAAGTCGTTTTGAAAAAACAAAAGCTTGATGTGGATATTGGTCAAGCCGGAGATAATTATTTTATTAATATTGCCGGTGGTGGCTCAATGACTGAACTTACTTATGAAGTTCCTTCAGCATACAAGTCTATTTTGGGATACCTTGCTTATCTAGTTAAGGGTGCTGAAATGTTGCCTCGGATTAGCCCAATCGACATGCATATTGAATATGATGATGGCGTTTTTGACGGTAAAGCTACCATGTTCCTAATTGGTTTAACCAACTCAATTGGTGGAATGGAACAAATTGCTCCAAACTCAGTAATTGGTGATGGAACATTCTCGTTGATTATCGTTAAGGAAACTAACTTACGAGATTTAGTTCATTTAATTACCTTAGTGTTAAACGGTGGACGTCATGTGGACAATCCTAAAATCATTTATACTAAGACAAAAGAAATTACTGTTAAAGCTAATGATGACAACCGTATCATGATTAATTTAGATGGTGAATACGGTGGGGATGCACCGATGGTGTTCAAGAATTTGCATAATCATGTTAGAATGTATGCGAATGTCGATTCTATTCCACTCAAGTCACTTGATAGTACTCAAGAAGAAAAAGACGTCGGTGAAAAAATAATAGAAGAAGAAAAGAAACTAGATTAA
- the rlmD gene encoding 23S rRNA (uracil(1939)-C(5))-methyltransferase RlmD: protein MDKPNIKKNDKLELTISDLSYEGKGVAKVDDFTLFVDNALPDETVNAVVTKVGKSYGFAKALDIIKKSPYRVEDIDNVYVRTGIAPLSHLAYSQQLLFKQNQIATGFSKAHLDVKVNETLGMEDPFHYRNKAQVPVRQIDGKLTTGFYRRHSHELIPMEDFLIQDPKIDAEILRVRDILCKYKVKGYDEENHKGQIRTIMVRRAYYTGEIMIVLVSRVRDISHYKDITREILANPDVKSVFLNINEKQTNVILGKQMMLLGGSKYIDDTLLGHTYRISPRSFYQVNPTQTQRLYQLAIDKADLKGNETVVDAYSGIGTIGLSLADKAKKVTGIEVIEDAVKDAQQNAEINGIKNTDFIVGKTEFVLNDWAKDKRKVDVLMVDPPRKGLAASLIDSINNIKPRRIVYISCNPATLTRDLKALSDKYDITDTTPVDMFPMTNHIESVTQLNLK from the coding sequence ATGGACAAACCTAATATCAAAAAAAATGATAAGTTAGAATTAACAATCAGCGACCTTTCATATGAAGGAAAGGGTGTTGCAAAGGTTGATGACTTCACACTTTTCGTTGATAACGCTTTGCCAGATGAAACTGTCAACGCTGTGGTTACTAAAGTTGGAAAGAGTTATGGTTTCGCCAAAGCTCTAGACATCATCAAGAAATCACCTTACCGTGTTGAAGACATCGATAATGTTTATGTTAGAACAGGTATCGCACCATTAAGTCACTTGGCTTATTCACAACAATTACTTTTCAAACAAAACCAAATTGCTACTGGTTTTTCAAAAGCTCATTTGGATGTAAAAGTTAACGAAACACTCGGTATGGAAGATCCATTCCACTATCGAAACAAGGCTCAAGTTCCGGTTCGCCAAATTGACGGCAAACTTACAACCGGATTTTATCGTCGTCACTCACACGAGTTGATTCCGATGGAAGATTTCTTGATTCAAGATCCTAAGATTGATGCTGAGATTTTGCGTGTACGTGATATTTTATGTAAGTACAAAGTTAAGGGCTATGATGAAGAAAATCATAAGGGCCAAATCAGAACTATCATGGTTAGACGTGCTTATTACACCGGTGAAATCATGATTGTCTTGGTATCTCGTGTCCGTGACATTTCTCATTACAAAGACATCACTAGAGAAATTTTGGCAAATCCTGACGTTAAATCAGTTTTCTTAAACATTAATGAAAAACAGACTAATGTTATCTTGGGTAAACAAATGATGTTACTAGGTGGTTCAAAGTATATCGATGATACACTTCTTGGACATACATACAGGATTTCACCACGTTCGTTCTACCAAGTTAACCCAACTCAAACTCAAAGATTGTATCAATTAGCAATCGATAAGGCTGATTTGAAGGGTAACGAGACCGTTGTTGATGCTTATTCAGGTATTGGAACAATTGGACTTTCATTGGCAGATAAAGCTAAAAAAGTTACTGGTATTGAAGTTATTGAGGATGCAGTTAAAGATGCTCAACAAAACGCTGAGATCAATGGCATTAAAAACACAGACTTCATCGTTGGTAAAACTGAATTTGTCTTGAATGATTGGGCAAAAGATAAACGCAAAGTTGATGTGTTGATGGTCGATCCTCCTCGTAAAGGATTGGCAGCATCATTGATCGATAGTATTAATAACATCAAACCAAGACGTATCGTCTACATCAGTTGTAAT